The following nucleotide sequence is from Salvia miltiorrhiza cultivar Shanhuang (shh) chromosome 7, IMPLAD_Smil_shh, whole genome shotgun sequence.
TAGTTCCTGTGCATCGCACAGGTCGTATActaatttcattttaattaatgtaatgttaaattttttattttaataaaatattaaagtttaaaatagaagaataaaaatgaaattaattttttttttaacttgggGAAGTTGGAAATGAGAAACAGTAGAGTTTCAACCCGAAATTTCATTGTTCACAAATAGGAGGTGCCCTCTTggagacaaaaataaaattaattgaaaatgaaGATTTTAATGCCACTTATAATGCAAAGTGTATTTTGGTGCATCCAATCATACAATACGTGTTACGACTTACGATCTCCCTTAGCAGCCCACCTATTCatcccaaattttaaaatatcttcTTTACCTTCCTTCTCCCCAAAGAAACAAAACTCTCTCTTTTCTTTACTCTGCAGCACAGATCTGAAGAAATGCTTGTGTAAGGTATTGGACAACATTCACACGCACTAAACCTACAGAAATGTCGCAATTCACCCAACAATTCCTCAACAGCGTGCTCTCGCAGGGCGGCTCGGAGGCGCCGCCCTACGCGGAGGTCATGAAGTGGCACATCAGGCAGCACCTGATGCACCTCGCCGAAGCCTACCCCTCTCTGCAGCCTAAGACCGCCGCCTTCACCCACAACGACGGCCGCGCCGTCAATCTCCTCCAAGCCGACGGCACTGTCCCCATGGATTTCCACGGCGTCACCTACAACATCCCCGTCCTCATCTGGCTCATGGAATCCTACCCCCATCACGCCCCCCTCGTCTTCGTCAACCCCACGCGCGACATGATCATCAAGCGCCCCCACCCCTTCGTCTCCCCCAACGGCGTCGTCTCCATTCCTTACATTCATTCCTGGGCTTTCCCCTCTTCCAATTTGGTCGAATTGGCTAGGAATCTCACCCATTTTTTCGCTCGTGATCCGCCCTTGTATTCGCAGAGGAAACCTTTCGACtctaaccctaaccctaaccatAACAATTCGAGTTATGGGAGTATGAATTCTTCGGTGGGGTCAACGGCAGCGCGGCCTTCGATACCCCCGAGGACGCATTCATCGTTGCCGTCTCCAACGCCGCCTCCGCCTTATGGTGGTGGTAGAGAAATGGAGGATCCAGCTGAAGTGTTTAGaaaaaatgcaataaatagGCTAGTGGAGAGTTTCTACGGTGAAATTAGGGAGATGAAGAAGGCGGGGGAAGGGGAAATGGAAGGCTTATTTGGTGCTCAAGCCATGTTGAGGAAGCGTGACGAGGAATTGGGGAGAGGATTGAAGGAAATGCAGGATGAAAAGGAAGTGTTGGAGCAACAACTGCAGATGGTGCTGATGAATGGGGAGATCATGGAAGGATGGCTGAGAGAGAATGAAGGGAAATTGGGAAGTAGAGACTTGAGCAGTGTGGATGTGGATGAGGCATTCGAGCCTTGTGATGCGCTGTCGAAGCAGATGTTGGATTGCACA
It contains:
- the LOC130995351 gene encoding protein ELC-like produces the protein MSQFTQQFLNSVLSQGGSEAPPYAEVMKWHIRQHLMHLAEAYPSLQPKTAAFTHNDGRAVNLLQADGTVPMDFHGVTYNIPVLIWLMESYPHHAPLVFVNPTRDMIIKRPHPFVSPNGVVSIPYIHSWAFPSSNLVELARNLTHFFARDPPLYSQRKPFDSNPNPNHNNSSYGSMNSSVGSTAARPSIPPRTHSSLPSPTPPPPYGGGREMEDPAEVFRKNAINRLVESFYGEIREMKKAGEGEMEGLFGAQAMLRKRDEELGRGLKEMQDEKEVLEQQLQMVLMNGEIMEGWLRENEGKLGSRDLSSVDVDEAFEPCDALSKQMLDCTASDMAVEDAIYALDKAAQEGAVPFDLYLRNVRLLSREQFFHRAIGSKLRAMQMQSQIASMASRAPPQYVFS